A window of the Dyadobacter pollutisoli genome harbors these coding sequences:
- a CDS encoding tetratricopeptide repeat protein, whose amino-acid sequence MSKKNTDESGLEIIETPEALAGQINKAEVFFIKNRKIVLGIGGAILVAVVAFAGYRFYIDGQEGTAQDALASVVYDFEADSLQKALNGSGGNEGLLSIADSYKGTDASNLANFYAGVALLKQGKYDDAISHLQSFSSSDLLVHARAQSLIGDAYLEKNQPAEAMSYYQKAADYQKNEYFTPVYLMKLAIAQEKANQAPDAVATYKRVIDEFPLSSEVVNAKKYMGLLEGQVGK is encoded by the coding sequence ATGAGCAAGAAAAACACGGACGAGTCCGGGCTTGAAATTATTGAAACTCCGGAAGCATTAGCTGGCCAAATCAATAAAGCAGAGGTTTTTTTTATAAAAAATCGTAAAATAGTTTTAGGCATTGGAGGAGCGATATTGGTTGCCGTTGTGGCGTTTGCCGGGTATCGTTTTTACATTGACGGCCAGGAAGGAACAGCTCAGGATGCGCTTGCAAGTGTAGTTTATGATTTTGAAGCAGATTCTCTGCAAAAAGCATTGAACGGTAGCGGCGGAAACGAAGGCTTGTTGTCCATTGCAGACAGTTATAAAGGTACCGATGCCAGCAATCTTGCCAATTTTTACGCAGGTGTCGCTTTGCTGAAACAAGGTAAATATGATGACGCGATCAGTCACCTTCAGTCTTTCAGTTCTTCTGACCTGTTGGTTCATGCTCGTGCGCAATCATTGATCGGAGACGCATATCTTGAAAAAAACCAACCAGCCGAGGCCATGTCTTATTACCAGAAAGCTGCTGACTATCAAAAAAACGAATATTTCACGCCGGTATATTTAATGAAGCTGGCTATCGCTCAGGAAAAAGCAAACCAGGCTCCTGACGCTGTTGCTACATATAAACGTGTTATTGACGAGTTTCCTCTTTCATCGGAAGTGGTTAACGCTAAGAAGTACATGGGATTATTAGAGGGACAGGTCGGCAAATAA
- the ribH gene encoding 6,7-dimethyl-8-ribityllumazine synthase, which yields MSSADKNLSVFTTEGLPDISAKKFAIVVAEWNSEVTEKLFEGAYQTLITYGAIAANIVRGNVPGSFELTLGAQWFAQRKDIDAVIALGVVIQGETKHNDYINHAVAQGITNVSLKTDKPVIFGVLTPNNMEQALERSGGVHGNKGDEAAMTAIKMLGLYSEVARGYYL from the coding sequence ATGTCAAGTGCGGATAAGAATTTAAGCGTTTTTACAACAGAAGGCCTCCCGGACATTAGTGCCAAAAAATTTGCGATCGTCGTAGCTGAATGGAATAGTGAAGTAACCGAAAAGCTTTTTGAAGGAGCATATCAGACATTGATTACATATGGTGCCATCGCGGCCAATATCGTGAGAGGTAATGTGCCGGGGAGCTTCGAACTTACATTAGGTGCCCAATGGTTTGCACAACGCAAGGACATTGACGCCGTAATTGCATTGGGCGTGGTGATCCAGGGCGAAACCAAGCATAACGATTATATCAATCATGCCGTAGCTCAGGGTATCACCAATGTAAGCCTCAAAACAGACAAGCCGGTCATTTTCGGAGTACTGACACCTAATAACATGGAGCAGGCTTTGGAACGATCGGGTGGCGTACATGGAAATAAAGGAGACGAAGCAGCGATGACAGCGATTAAAATGCTCGGGCTTTATTCCGAAGTTGCCAGGGGTTATTATTTGTAG
- a CDS encoding aspartate kinase, whose translation MQVWKFGGTSVGKPERMHSIRELLNSDPSRKIVVLSALSGSTNALIAIGEAAKAFDDAKAAALIEDLKTHYGLFIKELYATPAGRANGQTIVDNEFGFIKSLVGIKPFTIKQEKELVAEGEILSTKMFQAYLEEKGENSVLLPALDFMRIDADGEPELATIEEKLVTILNQYTDKQTIITQGFICRNPREEVDNLKRGGSDYTASLIGGAIRADEIQIWTDIDGMHNNDPRIVKRTFPIRELTFEEAAELAYFGAKILHPSTITPAKLRGVPVRLKNTMQPEAPGTLIANQTSDRDIKAIAAKDNITAIYIHSTRMLNAYGFLRRVFEIFEKYKTPVDMITTSEVSVSVTIDNSENLDKISAELREFADLEEHDRDQNIICIVGNFSADKEGIALKVLDAMKHIPIRMISYGASEHNLSLLIHSKYKAEALNVLNERLFYYEDAMKDIFTAP comes from the coding sequence ATGCAAGTCTGGAAATTTGGCGGCACTTCGGTTGGAAAGCCTGAACGCATGCATTCGATCCGCGAACTTCTTAATAGTGATCCTAGCCGGAAAATTGTCGTACTATCGGCACTTTCAGGCTCTACCAATGCATTGATCGCCATTGGTGAAGCAGCCAAGGCGTTTGATGATGCAAAAGCTGCGGCTTTGATCGAAGATCTGAAAACACATTACGGCTTGTTCATCAAAGAACTATACGCTACGCCGGCAGGCCGTGCCAATGGTCAAACGATCGTGGACAATGAGTTTGGCTTTATCAAATCTTTGGTAGGCATCAAACCTTTTACCATCAAACAGGAAAAAGAACTGGTTGCGGAAGGTGAGATACTAAGTACCAAAATGTTCCAGGCATATCTGGAAGAAAAAGGAGAAAACTCTGTTTTGCTTCCTGCGCTGGACTTTATGCGCATCGATGCGGATGGAGAACCGGAGCTTGCTACCATTGAAGAGAAACTGGTAACGATTTTAAATCAATATACCGACAAGCAGACGATCATTACACAGGGTTTCATTTGCCGCAATCCACGCGAAGAGGTAGACAATCTGAAAAGAGGAGGCTCAGACTACACTGCATCGTTGATCGGTGGAGCGATCCGTGCGGACGAGATCCAGATCTGGACGGACATTGACGGAATGCATAATAATGATCCCCGGATCGTGAAGCGTACATTCCCAATTCGCGAGCTGACGTTCGAAGAGGCGGCGGAGTTAGCGTATTTCGGTGCGAAAATTTTGCACCCGAGCACCATTACCCCAGCCAAGTTGAGAGGCGTTCCGGTTCGTTTAAAAAACACGATGCAGCCAGAAGCTCCGGGCACATTGATCGCCAACCAAACATCTGACAGGGACATCAAAGCCATCGCTGCCAAAGACAACATTACGGCGATTTACATTCATTCGACCCGTATGCTGAATGCTTACGGCTTTCTTCGTAGGGTTTTTGAAATCTTCGAGAAATATAAAACACCGGTTGATATGATCACCACTTCGGAAGTATCAGTGTCGGTAACGATTGATAACTCTGAGAACCTGGATAAGATCAGCGCGGAATTAAGAGAATTCGCTGATTTAGAAGAGCATGACCGTGACCAGAACATCATTTGTATCGTAGGTAATTTCAGTGCGGATAAAGAAGGCATTGCTTTAAAAGTGCTGGATGCTATGAAACACATTCCCATACGAATGATTTCGTATGGTGCCTCGGAACACAATCTTTCGTTATTGATTCACTCCAAATACAAAGCAGAAGCGCTGAATGTGTTGAACGAGCGGCTGTTTTACTATGAGGATGCCATGAAAGACATTTTTACAGCACCATAA
- the serS gene encoding serine--tRNA ligase, whose protein sequence is MLQTNFIRDNRELTIAGLIKKHFKDPEAAVDRILELDQKRRELQQNLDETLALSNNKAKEIGALMKAGQKEEAEAAKADTVVLKERSKALDEEHKSVEALLLEELVKLPNLPHASVPEGRTAEDNVNILEAGAKPVLPEGALPHWELIRKLGKNQAPIIDFELGNKISGAGFPVYKGKAARLQRAMIAFFLDEAGKAGYTEIQPPIVVNADSGFATGQLPDKEGQMYHDAADDLYLIPTAEVPVTNLYRDVIVAESDLPVKNVAYTPCFRREAGSWGAHVRGLNRLHQFDKVEIVQINKQEDSYKALDEMVEHVKSLLGKLALPYRILRLCGGDMGFTSALTYDFEVWSAGQERWLECSSVSNFETYQANRLKLRYKTADKKTQLLHTLNGSALALPRIVAALLENNQQADGTVKVPAVLVPYCGFDVIE, encoded by the coding sequence ATGTTACAAACCAATTTTATCCGCGATAACAGGGAGCTGACGATTGCAGGATTAATAAAGAAACATTTCAAAGACCCGGAAGCGGCAGTTGACAGGATTCTGGAACTGGATCAAAAACGACGCGAGTTGCAGCAGAACCTGGACGAAACCCTGGCATTGTCCAATAATAAAGCGAAGGAGATCGGTGCGCTGATGAAGGCTGGCCAGAAAGAGGAGGCCGAGGCCGCGAAAGCAGACACAGTAGTCTTGAAAGAACGCTCCAAAGCATTGGACGAAGAACATAAGTCTGTGGAAGCATTGTTACTGGAAGAGCTGGTAAAGCTTCCCAATTTGCCGCATGCGAGTGTTCCGGAAGGGAGAACAGCTGAGGATAATGTCAATATACTGGAAGCAGGTGCAAAGCCGGTTTTACCGGAAGGAGCACTGCCTCACTGGGAACTGATCAGGAAGTTGGGAAAGAACCAGGCTCCTATCATTGATTTTGAACTGGGAAATAAAATTTCCGGCGCTGGATTTCCGGTCTATAAAGGCAAGGCCGCGCGCTTGCAGCGTGCAATGATCGCATTCTTCCTGGACGAGGCAGGAAAAGCGGGATATACTGAAATACAGCCTCCCATTGTAGTGAATGCGGACTCAGGGTTTGCTACCGGGCAATTGCCGGACAAAGAAGGTCAGATGTACCACGATGCTGCTGACGATCTGTACCTGATCCCGACAGCGGAAGTGCCTGTTACGAATTTGTACCGCGATGTGATTGTAGCAGAAAGTGATTTGCCGGTTAAAAATGTCGCCTATACACCTTGCTTTCGCCGTGAAGCGGGTAGCTGGGGTGCGCATGTGAGAGGTTTGAACAGGTTACACCAGTTTGACAAAGTTGAAATTGTTCAGATTAATAAGCAGGAAGATTCCTACAAGGCGCTGGATGAAATGGTTGAGCACGTGAAAAGCCTATTGGGGAAACTAGCATTGCCTTACCGAATTTTACGGCTTTGTGGGGGAGATATGGGTTTCACCTCTGCATTGACTTATGATTTCGAGGTATGGTCTGCGGGGCAAGAGCGTTGGCTGGAATGCAGTTCTGTCTCTAATTTTGAAACCTACCAGGCAAACCGGTTGAAACTAAGATATAAGACTGCGGACAAGAAAACGCAGCTGCTTCATACATTGAATGGTTCCGCATTGGCTTTGCCGAGGATCGTAGCCGCATTGCTTGAAAACAATCAGCAGGCTGATGGTACTGTGAAGGTGCCTGCGGTTTTGGTACCGTACTGCGGTTTTGATGTAATTGAATAG